The Desulfurellaceae bacterium genome includes a region encoding these proteins:
- a CDS encoding acyl-CoA/acyl-ACP dehydrogenase, translating into MDFGFTEEQELLRQSAADFLNNECPMSYVRQMMEDERGYADALWQQMAELGWMGLILPEQYGGSGLSLIDMVVVLEEMGRVVLPGPFFSTVVLGGATIAEAGSEEQKQQLLPRIASGQLKTSLAVLEDNARWDAEGVRLRAEQHDGGYRLSGVKLFVPDAHVADMIVCAARTAEGFGLFLIDRQQAGVSISLLKTMDQTRKLCELRLDKVELGPDALLGSPGLDWDRLSRMLDHSKVALCAEMVGGAQRVLDMSVEYAKIREQFGRPIGSFQAIQHKCADMLVQVESAKSATYYAAWAVSNATPDAALASAMAKAYCSDAYRKVSADGIQVHGGIGFTWEHDLHIYFKRAKGSEVTFGDATWNRELVAQHTLD; encoded by the coding sequence ATGGATTTTGGCTTCACCGAGGAGCAGGAGTTGCTGCGCCAGTCTGCGGCAGATTTCTTGAACAACGAATGTCCGATGAGCTATGTCCGCCAAATGATGGAGGACGAGCGGGGTTATGCCGATGCGTTGTGGCAGCAGATGGCCGAGCTGGGCTGGATGGGCCTCATTCTGCCCGAACAGTACGGCGGCTCAGGACTCAGCCTGATCGACATGGTCGTCGTGCTCGAAGAAATGGGCCGGGTTGTGTTGCCCGGGCCGTTTTTCTCGACGGTCGTGCTGGGCGGCGCTACCATTGCCGAGGCGGGCAGCGAGGAGCAGAAGCAGCAGCTGTTGCCCCGCATCGCCTCGGGACAGCTCAAGACAAGCCTGGCCGTCCTGGAAGACAACGCGCGTTGGGATGCCGAGGGCGTGCGTCTGAGGGCCGAACAACACGACGGTGGATATCGGCTCAGCGGGGTGAAGCTGTTTGTTCCGGACGCCCATGTGGCTGACATGATCGTGTGTGCCGCGCGGACCGCCGAGGGATTTGGGCTGTTTCTGATCGACCGCCAGCAGGCCGGCGTGAGTATCAGCCTGCTGAAAACCATGGACCAGACCCGCAAGCTGTGCGAGCTGAGGCTGGACAAGGTCGAACTTGGGCCGGACGCCCTGCTCGGCTCGCCGGGACTGGACTGGGACAGGCTCAGCCGGATGCTGGATCACAGCAAGGTCGCGCTGTGTGCCGAGATGGTCGGCGGCGCCCAGCGCGTCCTGGATATGAGCGTCGAGTACGCCAAGATCAGAGAACAGTTCGGCCGGCCGATCGGCTCCTTTCAGGCCATTCAGCATAAATGTGCCGACATGCTGGTGCAGGTCGAAAGCGCTAAGTCGGCAACCTATTATGCAGCCTGGGCGGTCTCGAACGCCACGCCTGATGCGGCTCTGGCGTCGGCCATGGCCAAAGCCTACTGTAGCGACGCGTATCGCAAGGTCAGCGCGGACGGGATTCAGGTCCACGGTGGCATCGGTTTTACCTGGGAGCACGATCTGCATATCTATTTCAAG